Proteins encoded within one genomic window of Neodiprion fabricii isolate iyNeoFabr1 chromosome 6, iyNeoFabr1.1, whole genome shotgun sequence:
- the LOC124185208 gene encoding synembryn-A: MIQNMGVVKFDIFSGSSDELTQNLSQFIAEHETQRNFTELNENNLRNRIWTQLFDTLNNEEYKSTHQLCLSALRLLSRDKTDIDELVTESRIATLLRFAYLDTNLDNENVASNSETVVETLKVLCNLIYNSQQARTLVIQTSSCLSQTVQRLSKQRSELTHEGRLFHLRLLFLVTALCINTRSKVKTELNAEVHLIEMLEETSEQLRNRPQSVLKVNDHAIACEVLKVLFNLYIRAEDEQTEEEKNEKLVSILYELLICETIENQDELISHAVNLLTVVPINSYSTLIPPVQSDNVKLVYHNMDMRAVSTLLKFLNKRLDSETDLTENISPIATVLIRLARAQRLARKYIRLQILPPLKDVMKRPEEGITLRAKLCKQLTNPQTDLRDLVAELIFILCKESVARMVKYTGYGNAAGMFANKGLLGGRQPKTNYSSESEDSDTDEYIKYKEQINPITGCYESPKPNPLEGMSEERKEYEAVQLANLMDKLTREGIVQPCRIGEDGKPKPIEHVLELQNDSK, from the exons ATGATACAGAACATGGGAGttgtgaaatttgatattttttctggGAGTTCCGATGAATTAACTCAAAATTTGAGTCAATTCATTGCTGAg CATGAAACACAGAGGAATTTTACCGAgcttaatgaaaataatctgaGAAACAGAATTTGGACACAGTTATTCGATACCCTCAATAACGAGGAGTATAAGTCAACACATCAATTGTGTCTAAGTGCACTCAGATTACTCAG CCGAGATAAAACTGACATTGATGAGTTGGTGACAGAATCAAGAATAGCAACTCTATTAAGATTTGCCTACTTAGACACTAACCTTGACAATGAAAATGTTGCTTCCAATTCCGAAA CTGTCGTGGAAACTTTAAAAGTGCTATGTAATTTGATATACAACAGTCAACAGGCAAGGACCCTTGTGATACAAACATCATCTTGCCTCTCCCAAACAGTTCAACGATTGAGCAAGCAAAGAAGCGAACTGACACACGAAGGCAGACTGTTTCACCTTAGACTactttttctagttactgctCTATGTATAAATACTAGAAGTAAAGTTAAAACTGAATTGAACGCAGAAGTCCATCTTATTGAGATGCTGGAAGAAACTTCTGAGCAGCTTAGAAATAGGCCACAATCCGTTCTCAAG GTCAATGATCATGCTATTGCCTGTGAAGTTTTGAAAGTTTTATTCAACCTTTACATACGAGCCGAAGATGAACAGacggaagaggaaaagaatgaaaaattagtatCTATTTTGTACGAGCTACTGATATGCGAAACTATTGAAAATCAGGATGAACTCATATC GCATGCTGTGAATTTGTTAACAGTAGTACCAATAAATTCGTATAGCACATTAATTCCACCCGTGCAGAGCGATAATGTGAAACTAGTCTATCACAACATGGATATGAGGGCAGTTTCTACgctattgaaatttttgaacaaacgTCTAGATTCTGAAACTGATCTGACAGAAAATATCTCACCAATTGCTACGGTTCTAATAAGACTCGCCAGAGCTCAACGGTTGGCTCGAAAGTACATTCGATTACAG ATACTTCCACCATTGAAAGATGTTATGAAACGACCTGAGGAAGGTATAACGCTTAGAGCAAAGTTGTGTAAGCAATTAACTAATCCACAAACAGACCTCAGAGATTTAGTGGCAGAGCTGATTTTTATACTTTGCAAAGAAAGTG TTGCTAGAATGGTAAAATACACGGGGTACGGAAATGCAGCTGGCATGTTCGCAAATAAAGGACTTCTCGGAGGTCGTCaaccaaaaacaaattattcatCCGAATCAGAGGACAGTGACACAGATGAATACATTAAATACAAGGAACA AATTAATCCAATAACTGGCTGTTACGAAAGTCCAAAGCCTAATCCTTTGGAAGGAATGAGTGAGGAACGAAAGGAATATGAGGCTGTTCAGCTTGCTAATCTAATGGATAAATTGACGAG ggAAGGAATTGTACAGCCATGTCGAATTGGAGAAGATGGCAAACCAAAGCCGATAGAACATGTTTTAGAGTTACAGAACGATTCTAAATAA